Proteins encoded together in one Planctomyces sp. SH-PL14 window:
- a CDS encoding DUF1559 domain-containing protein — MQSHRPFAPRASRTRRGFTLIELLVVISIIATLAALLLPAVQQARETARRTQCLNNIRNVALAAQQFATARGGALPYLVSNSTMQYYIQGTGNSGDIRIPWMVSLFPFLEQGALYERLLEKNAMKPADPISISVLNCPNDPARNSQANVTYVANAGYTSQATWGDLDEPDMTAPYLYVHRADNYSFTGTPALTASDGVDLITASGLFFPQLISAASTTAGLSSRQITLDQVTSADGTSQTLMFSENLQAETWIETNLKSFSMMLPLATSTSPAIATKGVFNPMTTQGIGLGTTKDFAMQIPGASGGTFSLALPGTRDGVINKNLSGASEGLAPRPSSLHTGVVNVMFAGGNGKLLSQDIDDRIYAELYSWNGKRFGQKVLSDNDF; from the coding sequence ATGCAATCCCATCGTCCCTTCGCCCCGCGTGCGTCCCGGACGCGTCGCGGATTCACCCTGATCGAGCTGCTGGTGGTGATTTCGATCATCGCCACCCTGGCCGCCCTGCTCCTGCCGGCCGTCCAGCAGGCCCGCGAAACCGCCCGCCGGACGCAGTGCCTCAACAACATCCGCAACGTCGCCCTCGCCGCCCAGCAGTTCGCCACCGCCCGCGGCGGCGCGCTGCCGTATCTCGTGTCGAACTCGACGATGCAGTACTACATCCAGGGAACCGGCAACTCCGGAGATATCCGGATCCCCTGGATGGTTTCGCTGTTCCCCTTCTTGGAACAGGGCGCTCTCTATGAACGCCTCCTCGAGAAGAACGCGATGAAGCCGGCCGATCCGATTTCCATCTCGGTGCTGAACTGTCCGAACGATCCGGCCCGCAACTCGCAGGCGAATGTGACGTACGTGGCTAACGCCGGTTACACCTCCCAGGCCACGTGGGGAGATCTGGATGAGCCGGATATGACGGCTCCTTATTTGTACGTCCACCGGGCCGACAACTACTCGTTCACCGGCACGCCGGCCCTCACCGCCTCGGACGGTGTGGATCTGATTACGGCAAGCGGACTGTTCTTCCCGCAGCTCATTTCCGCGGCCTCGACAACGGCCGGACTGTCCTCACGGCAGATCACCCTCGATCAGGTGACCTCGGCAGACGGAACTTCGCAGACCCTGATGTTCAGCGAAAACCTGCAGGCGGAAACTTGGATCGAGACCAACCTCAAGTCGTTCTCGATGATGCTGCCGCTGGCCACTTCCACCTCGCCGGCCATCGCAACGAAGGGGGTCTTCAACCCGATGACGACTCAGGGGATCGGCCTGGGGACCACCAAGGACTTCGCGATGCAGATTCCCGGAGCGTCGGGCGGAACGTTCAGCCTGGCCCTGCCTGGAACGCGGGACGGCGTCATCAACAAGAACCTTTCGGGCGCCAGCGAAGGTCTCGCACCCCGCCCGAGCTCGCTGCACACCGGTGTCGTGAACGTCATGTTCGCCGGCGGTAACGGCAAGCTCCTCAGCCAGGATATCGACGACCGGATCTACGCCGAACTGTACTCGTGGAACGGCAAGCGGTTTGGCCAGAAGGTCCTTTCGGACAATGATTTCTAA
- a CDS encoding type IV pilus twitching motility protein PilT, translated as MSLDLASPPTILPPSLRGGWSLDRILKGARLHHASDVHLVRGLAPIYRINGEIRPIDGPPLDAEALTSLVGGLLSPKLRQSLEDKWQLCFSRHLEGVGRFRVSIYLHAGVPELAIRICEPRVRSREELSLPPIIQELTRKSSGLILVTGPTGVGKTTTLNYMIDLINTERRAKIITIEDPIEFVHENRKSVIIQQEVLTDVKSFRDALIHVLRQDPDVVVIGEMRDLETIETALIAAETGHLVLATLHTPDSVQTIQRIYSVFPAAQQNAITVQLANSLQAIVSQKLLPKADGKGRVVACEICIANAAVRNHIREQQPHLLYSEMQTGKKLQMQTMDHALLDLYQRGEITYDTAVSNAREQATIKHRTGDRT; from the coding sequence ATGTCCCTCGACCTCGCCTCGCCCCCCACAATCCTCCCCCCTTCTCTCCGCGGCGGCTGGTCTCTCGACCGGATCCTCAAGGGAGCCCGGCTGCATCACGCCAGCGACGTCCACCTGGTCCGGGGCCTTGCGCCGATCTACCGGATCAACGGCGAGATCCGCCCCATCGACGGCCCGCCGCTCGATGCCGAGGCGCTCACGTCGCTCGTCGGCGGCCTGCTCTCGCCGAAGCTCCGGCAGAGTCTCGAAGACAAGTGGCAGCTCTGCTTTTCGCGACATCTCGAAGGGGTCGGGCGGTTCCGCGTCAGCATCTATCTCCACGCGGGAGTCCCGGAGCTGGCGATTCGGATCTGCGAGCCGCGCGTCCGCTCCCGCGAGGAGCTGTCGCTTCCGCCGATCATCCAGGAACTGACCCGCAAATCGAGCGGTCTGATTTTGGTGACGGGCCCCACGGGGGTCGGTAAGACCACGACCCTCAACTACATGATCGACCTCATCAACACGGAGCGGCGGGCCAAGATCATCACGATCGAAGACCCCATCGAGTTCGTCCACGAGAACCGCAAGAGCGTCATCATCCAGCAGGAAGTCCTGACGGACGTGAAGAGTTTCCGTGACGCTCTCATTCATGTCCTGCGGCAGGATCCGGACGTCGTCGTCATCGGCGAGATGCGGGATCTCGAGACGATCGAGACCGCGCTCATCGCTGCCGAAACCGGTCACCTCGTCCTGGCGACGCTCCACACCCCCGACTCCGTCCAGACCATCCAGCGGATCTACAGCGTCTTCCCCGCGGCGCAGCAGAACGCCATCACGGTGCAGCTCGCCAACAGCCTGCAGGCGATCGTCTCGCAGAAGCTGCTCCCCAAGGCAGACGGCAAGGGGCGGGTCGTGGCCTGCGAGATCTGCATCGCCAACGCCGCCGTCCGGAACCACATCCGCGAGCAGCAGCCACACCTGCTCTACAGCGAGATGCAGACGGGCAAGAAGCTGCAGATGCAGACCATGGACCACGCCCTGCTCGATCTCTACCAGCGGGGGGAGATCACCTACGACACCGCGGTCTCCAACGCCCGTGAGCAGGCGACGATCAAGCACCGGACCGGGGACCGAACGTAG
- a CDS encoding tetratricopeptide repeat protein, with protein MARFTKLEIDRNEEHHSHTETIAASRVDDTTWQKRAEESRRLGAYEGALQYYSRALESDKTQVACWVGQVQMLILLEEYPEAELWSRKALELFPAEADLFASRAQALIRQSKTRDAFGAIDQAMQQPGQSAYRWTVRGELLLAGRQPTDRHCFDKALQIDSDWLVPVEISLIHTHYGQPNNALARARLAVERDATSPYAWYIQAACQQRMGMAVPARRSAQHCLELKQDFRLAQDLLMETEQGGSLWQRLRSLWSN; from the coding sequence ATGGCCCGCTTCACCAAGCTTGAAATCGATCGAAACGAGGAGCACCACTCCCACACGGAGACCATCGCCGCCTCCCGCGTCGACGACACGACGTGGCAGAAGCGCGCCGAAGAGTCCCGCCGCCTCGGAGCTTACGAAGGGGCGCTCCAGTATTACTCCCGGGCCCTCGAGTCCGACAAGACGCAGGTCGCCTGCTGGGTCGGTCAGGTCCAGATGCTGATCCTCCTCGAAGAGTACCCCGAAGCGGAGCTCTGGAGCCGCAAGGCGCTCGAACTGTTCCCCGCCGAAGCGGATCTGTTCGCCTCCCGCGCGCAGGCCCTCATCCGCCAGAGCAAGACCCGCGACGCCTTCGGCGCCATCGATCAGGCGATGCAGCAGCCCGGGCAGTCCGCCTACCGCTGGACCGTCCGCGGCGAGTTGCTCCTGGCCGGCCGTCAGCCGACGGATCGGCATTGCTTCGACAAGGCCCTGCAGATCGATTCCGACTGGCTCGTCCCGGTCGAGATCTCGCTGATCCACACGCACTACGGACAGCCGAACAACGCCCTCGCCCGGGCCCGGCTGGCGGTCGAGCGGGACGCCACCTCCCCCTACGCCTGGTACATCCAGGCCGCCTGCCAGCAACGGATGGGCATGGCGGTCCCCGCCCGCCGATCCGCCCAGCACTGCCTGGAACTGAAACAGGATTTTCGTCTGGCCCAGGATCTCTTGATGGAAACCGAGCAAGGCGGATCCCTGTGGCAACGGCTCCGCAGCCTCTGGAGCAACTGA
- a CDS encoding DUF2997 domain-containing protein, whose translation MAREELEIEISPQGKVTVRTIGIKGPRCLDIAEALAQIVGQEQDRELTSEYYEADQVVSQHQNLHDRYQ comes from the coding sequence ATGGCCCGTGAAGAACTCGAAATCGAAATCAGCCCGCAGGGGAAGGTGACGGTCCGCACGATCGGCATCAAAGGCCCGCGGTGTCTCGATATCGCGGAGGCCCTCGCCCAGATCGTCGGGCAGGAACAGGACCGCGAGCTGACGTCAGAGTATTACGAAGCGGACCAGGTCGTCAGCCAGCACCAGAACCTGCACGATCGATATCAGTGA
- a CDS encoding DUF1257 domain-containing protein, translated as MSTVLVIAPVVVASWPAISAAVVGAVGAMGFAAVREGRSVTRQVDTGNRAEIAIEDSEILAGTGQQEIVVQRDGVIARFSRDARGALKVCVEGGGLSKGELRQIGEELVGRVTQQYAYHRLMTEMKSRHMTVVEESVEADQTVRIRVRNS; from the coding sequence ATGAGCACAGTCCTGGTGATTGCCCCCGTCGTGGTGGCGAGCTGGCCGGCGATCTCGGCCGCGGTGGTCGGCGCCGTCGGGGCGATGGGATTCGCCGCCGTCCGCGAAGGCCGCTCCGTCACAAGACAGGTCGACACGGGCAACCGCGCCGAGATCGCGATCGAGGACAGCGAGATCCTGGCCGGAACCGGCCAGCAGGAGATCGTGGTCCAGCGGGACGGCGTCATCGCCCGCTTCTCCCGCGATGCGAGGGGCGCCCTCAAGGTCTGCGTCGAAGGGGGCGGACTTTCGAAGGGAGAGCTCCGGCAGATCGGCGAAGAGCTCGTCGGCCGCGTCACGCAGCAGTACGCCTATCACCGGCTCATGACCGAAATGAAGAGCCGCCACATGACGGTGGTCGAAGAGTCCGTCGAAGCAGATCAGACAGTCCGGATCCGCGTCAGGAATTCGTAG